CTTCCTACAGGTCTGTCCGTGTTTCTGTCTTTATAATCGCTACAATACCTTAATAGCATTAGTTTGCAAGCAAATGTTTTCATTCATAAAAGTTAATATCTGAATGTGAAACTTAAATTCCCACAATTAATGATTTgaaattattaataaaatattaaaaaataaaaaagtcctaaaatattttttttatatgagcCCACATttttgcattctttttttttttttaattattttctaatttttgtattgtctCGTTACTTTctttaacattttttgtttgtatgatGAGATGTATTGGGTGTGCCTTAAGTTTTTTTGTCAATGTATGCTGTTTGTGGGCGCAATtgttaaattaaaatataaaagtaatataatacAAATCGCTACTTACGGTTtcagaatacaaaaaaaacatcagtTTTGGCCTGTTTACCAGTTTCGCGTAGAAATTTCTGTAGATATCCGACCTTGTTGTGCCATTTCTAAAGTCATTTTTGTTTAGTGCTCTAAATAAATTTTACCCTGAGTCACAGCCACACGGGTACCGTAACATTccttcttttactttgaaaataaaacttCCGGTGTCCGTCCTTTAgacgtaaaaaaaaagaaatagtttagttttttcttttttgcattttaaatagAAATTCAAATAAACttatcttttttgtttgtttttaaatttctATTAATGATTAAAGTCCAGTGACATACACGGAccatgtacctaatgtagtgtccactGTGCACCACTTGAAGAGCCCAGCTGATTCACTAAGCCTTCACCgcctcacaaagatgcattaagttgttttaaaaacagttttgaaTGGCCAAACTCAGTTTGGAAGAAATACAATATAATTAACGGGTTGTTGTTCGAATTAAGTTTGTCCTTCCTGGCCGTCCGTATTGGCGGCAGCTGCACTCCGAATATTTGACAACAACTTGTCAACGAGTTATCGTCTTGAAGGGTaagttttacacttttttttactcattccTATGAAGTTTTGGGGTTTTGTTGACCACTTAGTCTGACTTGGGTGTTGTTTAAGTGCTTTATGCCATTGGTGGCTAACTTACGACTCGCTAATTTGTCTACTATGTGGTGGCTAATAGTTAGCAAAGTTAGCTGCTACCGTGTTAGCTTAGCTCCCGTCTAAGTTTACTTCGTAATGTAGTCGTTTTTCTGACTTCACTAGAATGTTGACAATGTTTTCTATCGCTGGAAGTTAAAATGCCAAAATGATATTGTTCAGGTTGATGATGACAAACGTATTTCGACACATTTCATGGACCTATCAAACTttcttttgtcttgtcttgtcacaTCTTTCAAATGTATGACAATGTTCGACTAGTAGATGGATGACATTAATCGAGAGTGGACCTATGTCTAAGGTATGGACGGCATTGTGTAATTTTAGCATCAATGTTGTGTTTTGTCTCCAAGTGGTTGTCATGGACGACGTCGTCACGCGCCTGGTGTCCACGGGGGACTCTGTCAAGATCTGGGATGCAGCTTCCATGGCACTGCAGGAATGCTTTAACCCGCACAGCACCAGCCACCCGGTGGCCCAAGCCTGCTGGAGCTCCAACAGTATCCTAAGAGCaccctaatcaatcaatcaatcaatcagtgtttatttatatagccctaaatcacaagtgtctcaaagggctgcacaagccacaacgacatcctcggtacagagcccacttaagggcaaggaaaaactcaccccagtgggacgtcgatgtgaatgattgagaaaccttggagaggaccgcatatgtgggtaacccccaacccctctaggggagaccaaaagcaatggatgtcgagtgggtctgacataatattgtgaaagtgcagtctatagtggatccaacataatagtgagagtccagtccatagtggggccagcaggaaaccgtcccgagcggagacgggtcagcagcgcagagatgtccccaacagatgcacaggctagcggtccaccccgggtcccgactctggacagccagcacttcatccatcgccaccggacctgtgtaactccccctccacaagtgagaggggggcagaggagaaaagaaaagaaacggcagatcaactggtctaaaaagggggtctatttaaaggctagagtatacaaatgagttttaagatgggatttaaatgcttctactgaggtagcatctcgaactgttaccgggagggcattccatagtactggagcccgaatagaaaacgctctatagcccgcagactttttttgggttctGGGAATTACTAATAAGCCGGATGTGCCCTCACTTTGTGGCCAAGGTGCTCATGAAAACACACCAAAGGCCAAAATGGAATTagaaaaacacccccataccTGCCTTCCCTCTAATTCATAAAGTGTCTATTCTTTTGATCCTTAACCTTGTGATCCAGACCAGTTTTTAGTCAGTGCCAGTAGCAGCGGTGACAAAGTGGTCCTTTCCAGCCTCAAGTCGACTCCGGTTCCGCTGTTGGAGCTGGCTGAGGGGGTGAGGACGATGACAACGTGATAAGACGTTCCCatgagttgccttttttttttttgttcagtgacAATGATGACGATGTCTGTCCTTTCAGAAAAAACAAGTGCGTGTATGTCTGAGCTCGTCGTCCCAATTTGTTGCAAGTGGAGGTCTGGACCACTGCGTCCACATCTGGGACCTGAAGACCAAGAGACTGCACCGCTCATTATTGGTATCACATGACTTCCATCTTTCTGAGGTGACACCGTGACTTGACACTGTGCTGTGTGTGTAGGACCACAAGGAGGATGTGACGTGTGTGTCCTTCAACGCCAACGACAGCTTTGTCGCGTCAGGATCCACCAGTGGAGATCTCGTCATCCACAGTCTCACCACCAACTTGTCCAGCAAAGCCTTTGGGCACGGCAACCAACAGGTTTGTAACTAGAGAttgacatatacaggtaaaagccagtaaattagaatattttgaaaaacttgatttatttcagtaattgcattcaaaaggtgtaacttgtacattatatttattcattgcacacagactgatgcattcaaatgtttatttcatttaattttgatgatttgaagtggcaacaaatgaaaatccaaaattccgtgtgtcacaaaattagaatattacttaaggctaatacaaaaaagggatttttagaaatgttggccaactgaaaagtatgaaaatgaaaaatatgagcatgtacaatactcaatacttggttggagctccttttgcctcaattactgcgttaatgcggcgtggcatggagtcgatgagtttctggcactgctcaggtgttatgagagcccaggttgctctgatagtggccttcaactcttctgcgtttttgggtctggcattctgcatcttccttttcacaataccccacagattttctatggggctaaggtcaggggagttggcgggccaatttagaacagaaataccatggtccgtaaaccaaacacgggtagattttgcgctgtgtgcaggcgccaagtcctgttggaacttgaaatctccatctccatagagcaggtcagcagcaggaagcatgaagtgctctaaaacttgctggtagacggctgcgttgaccctggatctcaggaaacagagtggaccgacaccagcagatgacatggcaccccaaaccatcacccaaccatgcaaattttgcatttcctttggaaatcgaggtcccaaagtctggaggaagacaggagaggcacaggatccacgttgcctgaagtctagtgtaaagtttccaccatcagtgatggtttgaggtgccatgtcatctgctggtgtcggtccactctgtttcctgagatccagggtcaacgcagccgtctaccagcaagttttagagcacttcatgcttcctgctgctgacctgctctatggagatggagatttcaagttccaacaggacttggcgcctgcacacagcgcaaaatctacccgtgcctggtttacggacaatggtatttctgttctaaattggcccgccaactcccctgaccttagccccatagaaaatctgtggggtattgtgaaaaggaagatgcagaatgccagacccaaaaacgcagaagagttgaaggccactatcagagcaacctgggctctcataacacctgagcagtgccagaaactcatcgactccatgccacgccgcattaacgcagtaattgaggcaaaaggagctccaaccaagtattgagtattttacatgctcatatttttcattttcatacttttcagttggccaacatttctaaaaaatcccttttttgtattagccttaagtaatattctaattttgtgacacacggaattttggattttcatttgttgccacttcaaatcatcaaaattaaatgaaataaacatttgaatgcatcagtctgtgtgcaatgaataaatataatgtacaagttacaccttttgaatgcaattactgaaataaatcaagtttttcaaaatattctaatttactggcttttacctgtatgtttttttcagggccgataccgattattagtagtcaaggaggccgatatttATTTGCAGTAAAATTGATTCAAACATGAATAGTATTTGTCAGTAAACAGATGGACAaggttttgaaatgttttttcaactttttgGAGGGGGAATGTTATACCAGTAGCGACATAATATTTTATGCGGCGCTaatgtggttaatttagcaccaaaaaaaCATCAGGGGGTTTCACAAACACCTTTATGTGTAAagggagcatcaacatttgcatttgaaaATATAGGGAATCTCCTGGAAAATTTGTTAAAATATGGGATTTTTCTACATGATAACAACTTGCCATCTATTCAGTTTTATCCATCTTTTTAGCAGTTAATGGATTGTCAAGTTTCTTTGCGAGGAACCCTAAAATATTGCGAACATTTGAATACAAACAATTCTGGTCTCCTTCACATATATTACtgttgacacatttttttaagatggctgacaTGATTTTTTCCTggttgttacagaaagtatgagaaaattagctgctgcctgctcttgtTTACTTGTATAATAAGACTcatatttgtcaacatatttaaacaaagtttggatttttggcagagatatttttttctgttgtcttcatgtccatccatctctgtcGCGTTATCTGATTGGATCACAGAACGCGAAACTCGCCGCGCTCGTTCAATGAGCCCACGCTCCAGGAAAGAAAGACAAAAACTGGAATGGAAGCATTGGTCAAACAGACCGAAGAACAATTCATACAAGAACTCAAACAAATGACCTGTCAGATATCATAACATATTTGGGGAGAATTATTTACAAAGAGAACATTTTTTTATCCTTCGATAAATAGGGGGGGGACTTCAGCAAAAAGGTGACTTTCTCATGTAGGGCAAACAGGCTGATGCTTGAGCAGTGGTTCTTACTAagggtttacattttttttcctaatgaatcacaattcttatttgcaacgatttaaaaaaaaaataatcaaaaattgattaaaaaaaaacaaaaaacggaacAATTTATGACTCAGGTAAATCATACTTTTGATGTCGATGCCCATATCTGCAGTACAGATTTACTTAAGAAAAGAAAAGTGGGGGATGCTTCtctcgttgccttatttgtatttgatttttattaattgTTTGGGTAAAATTGTATTTATCAAAACCAGTTTTACTTTTAAGCGATACAAAAacttatcagagctgtttgtctattttaggGAGGAACATAGTTAATCATATAAGTGGCACCgaatattattaaaaaagtattggatcgagaatcgattctcaatcggATCGTTACCCCCAAGGATTGTGTCGAATCATGCATGggttcccaaagattcacagccctagttattactatctacttaactaattattattttttaaatagtcaatactggaatatgtgtgtgtgtgtgtatattgtttCTACTGATGCAGTTGTTTAGTCGATTTCTATTTGGAACAAATCACAACCACCCCCTTCTTCACTTGTTCACGGATGTTTGGTCCTCAGCCCATCCACGACCTGCGTCTGTCCATACTGAAGCGCGCCCTGCTGGGCAGTGTGTCAGACAGTGGCACGGTGGTCCTTTGGGACGCCAACACGCAAAAGGAGCTGCAGGTCTTCGACAGCGCGCATAAAGCGCCGTCCACAGGGATCACCTTCTCTCCGGCCAGTGACCTGTTGGTGGCCAGCGTGGGTCTGGACAAGAAGATCATCTGCTTCGACACCGCCAGCAAAAAGTGTGAAGTCTTTGTACCCTTGTGGATGAAATTGGTACTACGCTGTGAGTAAGCTCATGCCGAGCGTGTTTTTGTCTGCGCAGGGTGCTGCGGACCATACGGGTGGAAAGTCCGCTGACCTCAGTGGACTTTGTTCCGGATGGTTCTGGTCTGGTTGTCGGGTCGACGCAGGGTAAAATCTTCCAGTATGACCTGAGGAACAGCAGCACCCCCTCCAAGATCACCCTGGCACACAAGACCTCCGTCACCTGTCTGCGTTTCCAGAGCAACAGCAGCAGACACAAGGTAGCCGCCAGCCCACACGCCACGCCATGACAGTGCCAGGTTGACACTTGTCGTCTTCCTCCTCCTGTCAGTCCAGCAAAATGACGTCATCCAGGGTCTCCAATAGTAAGAGATCCTCCTCCAGGGTGTGCAGCAGCAATATAGCCTCCGCCCTCCCTGCAAGCTCCTCCCCCCAAATGCAGACCAGTGCGGGTTAGTCCTAATTGGCCCACATGATACTTTGAGGCGGAGCTAATCTACAAGCTGTTTTGTTCCCAACAGGGGGTGACGAGGTGGCCAGTCGCGAGCCGGACGGGCAGAAAGGGGAAGATCATCCTCCAGGGAAGTTCAGCGGCGTCGGACGAAACAGTCTGGACATTTTCTCTCCTGCCCGAGAAGGTCTGACCTCTGCTTGGGAATTTTACATCTTGTCGAAGTGACGTTTAATCACGTGTCAATGCGGTCCAGATGCAGACACGCAGCTGGCCGGCGCCGATGAGACGTTTGGACCGGCTCAATTGAGTCCTCGTGTAGACTCGCGTGCTGTTAATGCTGCTGTTTCCACGGCAACCTTGCCCAGCAGAGAAGGCGAGGGTCCTCCTCAGGCGTCGGGACGCGTCAGTCTGGACATCTTTTCTCCTGTCAGAGAAGGTCAGacaaaaaacactgtaaaaaatGTTCCACTTGTCCGAAACGTTtaggccacaggtgtcaaactaagcaaaagcctggaaataatatgcattaatgaaatgcttaatcttttcttactaaatttatttgttctttcccttttgacattaaaaaaacatgcaattgcatatcttttaaagttaaatattatcaaaatcaaaatattatcatgtactccaaaaaatgtttttgttaaaataaggatAAATACTGtacctaaatatctgcttgacttatgatttctaaacaaattatcaatcaaattgtagactgtaaaattgacaataaatgtaagttgttttttttaccgtaaaattaactttggtactgtttttttcca
This is a stretch of genomic DNA from Nerophis lumbriciformis linkage group LG29, RoL_Nlum_v2.1, whole genome shotgun sequence. It encodes these proteins:
- the nedd1 gene encoding protein NEDD1 isoform X1 — its product is MDDVVTRLVSTGDSVKIWDAASMALQECFNPHSTSHPVAQACWSSNNQFLVSASSSGDKVVLSSLKSTPVPLLELAEGKKQVRVCLSSSSQFVASGGLDHCVHIWDLKTKRLHRSLLDHKEDVTCVSFNANDSFVASGSTSGDLVIHSLTTNLSSKAFGHGNQQPIHDLRLSILKRALLGSVSDSGTVVLWDANTQKELQVFDSAHKAPSTGITFSPASDLLVASVGLDKKIICFDTASKKVLRTIRVESPLTSVDFVPDGSGLVVGSTQGKIFQYDLRNSSTPSKITLAHKTSVTCLRFQSNSSRHKSSKMTSSRVSNSKRSSSRVCSSNIASALPASSSPQMQTSAAGGDEVASREPDGQKGEDHPPGKFSGVGRNSLDIFSPAREDADTQLAGADETFGPAQLSPRVDSRAVNAAVSTATLPSREGEGPPQASGRVSLDIFSPVREDSGSGSLRKTPLLASAGRCYSPLSVFQTPTIKEEEPAKACDPRKTDKTSSSSLEGENRTPPISSQQPNLCQSTAPFFTPEPGLSRANSVQTQLDYDSPFHRAPPNPTAGLSTAAALTADIAQVAAQGGAAPLTSLQIHFIQRMIHDTLEDFRDACHQDIVNLQVEMVRHFYVQLNEIHGLIEKYSLNESLVVEIERLKEENRRLKTNF
- the nedd1 gene encoding protein NEDD1 isoform X2; amino-acid sequence: MDDVVTRLVSTGDSVKIWDAASMALQECFNPHSTSHPVAQACWSSNNQFLVSASSSGDKVVLSSLKSTPVPLLELAEGKKQVRVCLSSSSQFVASGGLDHCVHIWDLKTKRLHRSLLDHKEDVTCVSFNANDSFVASGSTSGDLVIHSLTTNLSSKAFGHGNQQPIHDLRLSILKRALLGSVSDSGTVVLWDANTQKELQVFDSAHKAPSTGITFSPASDLLVASVGLDKKIICFDTASKKVLRTIRVESPLTSVDFVPDGSGLVVGSTQGKIFQYDLRNSSTPSKITLAHKTSVTCLRFQSNSSRHKSSKMTSSRVSNSKRSSSRVCSSNIASALPASSSPQMQTSAGGDEVASREPDGQKGEDHPPGKFSGVGRNSLDIFSPAREDADTQLAGADETFGPAQLSPRVDSRAVNAAVSTATLPSREGEGPPQASGRVSLDIFSPVREDSGSGSLRKTPLLASAGRCYSPLSVFQTPTIKEEEPAKACDPRKTDKTSSSSLEGENRTPPISSQQPNLCQSTAPFFTPEPGLSRANSVQTQLDYDSPFHRAPPNPTAGLSTAAALTADIAQVAAQGGAAPLTSLQIHFIQRMIHDTLEDFRDACHQDIVNLQVEMVRHFYVQLNEIHGLIEKYSLNESLVVEIERLKEENRRLKTNF